The Nostoc sp. 'Peltigera membranacea cyanobiont' N6 genome contains the following window.
TAGCTGTAGCGGTTCCCAGCAAGACTGTTGAGCGTTTTTTACAGAAAAATAATCGTCCGCAACTAGGAGTTACACTACAACCCGTGCTTTTAAGTAGGCGTAGCTTGGGTTTACTAGTATTGTCAATTTTACCTGGCAGTGCGGCGGAAACTGCTGGCGTGCAAGTTGGCGATATTTTAATTGGAGTTGCGGGGCGATTATTCACTAGTGTGAATGATTTAAGTAAATATCTCCATGACAGTAAAGGATCTGTGCCGCTACAACTCTTACGCGGTAAGCAGCAATTTGTGATTTACCTTGAGGTGCATTCTGGAAAAACTGCTGTGGAGGCAACATGATCCGAGTGATGGTAGTTGCCACTTCCCCTGTAGTGCGGGCAGGGTTATCAGCTGTGGTGACTACCAATCCTCGGCTGACGGTTGTGGGGAGTGCATCTGATTTGGATGTATTGGTAAGGGAAATTGAGCAATTATCACCAGATGTAGTGCTGGTAGATTTGAGTAGCAATCTTCAACAATCGGTGTGGGAGAAGTTGCTGCTGATTCAAGAAAAGCAATACCCATTAGGAACGATCGTCATTGTTGAAGAACTCGACAGCATCGATTTAGAGACGGCATTACGTTCTGGTATCCGAGGGATATTGCCCAGTACTAGCACTGAGTTAGAAATTGTCGCGGCTGTGGAGGCGATCGCTTTTGGTTTAGTAGTGCTGCACCCGGATGCTGTAGAATTACTGTCTATCCGGGAAAAAGTGGTAACGAATCCCGTACAAAGCTTGACACCACGGGAGATAGAGGTTTTAGGAATGCTTGGTTCTGGATTGGGGAATAAAGCGATCGCTAAACGCTTACATATTTCTGAGCATACCGTCAAATTTCATCTCTCATCCATTTTTCAAAAGCTCAGTGTCTCTAGCCGCACCGAGGCTGTTGCTGTGGGTGTCAGACTGGGTTTGATTCTGCTGTGATCTTTCGTCACTAGAATCTGATGGAATAAAATATGCATTATCCAGAACCCTTATAGAGATGTAGCAGTGTTACGTCTCTACATTCTTTGTCTAATCAAATGATGACATACAGCCTTCAATGAGGTCATGGTGTATGTATCACATTTGATTTATCACCTATATGAACATTTTAATGCTCTCTTCCACCTTTCCCTACCCACCAACGCGCGGGGGAACCCAAGTCAGGACATTTAATTTACTTAAGTATCTGAGTCAACGCCATACTATTACCCTAGTGACTCAACGCGAGGGCGATGTTACAGACGCAGAAGTAGCAGGATTACGCGATTGTGTCGATCGTCTAGCCATTTTTGAACGCCCGCCAGATTCGGGAACCACCGGAATATTGAAGAAAATACAGCGCTTTGGGAGATTTTTGCAACAGGGCACACCGCCAAGCGTACTTAATCGCTACTCAGTAGAGATGCAAACATGGATTGATAACTGGGTGGAAGCGGGGAAATGTGATGTAATTACCTGCGAACATAGCGTCAATGAAATTTATGTGCAGCCACATTTTCAGAAACAGCTAAAAACCATAGTTAATGTTCACAGTTCTGTTTATGCTACCTGTCGTAACCAACTAGCAACCAGCATTTCAGAAAATTCCCTTAGAGACAAAATTAATCTCCCACTTTTGCGACTTTATGAGCAAAACTACTGTGCTAAGTTTTCGGCAATTGTCGCGACAACAGAAGAAGATAAAATTCAACTACAAGAGTTTAACCCCAATAGTGAAATTACTGTTATTCCTAATGGCGTAGATTTAGTTTCTTTCCCCAACCGGATCGCCGATCCGGGTGGACATCGCTTAATTTTCATTGGTGCAATGGATAATTTGGCAAATATTGATGCTGTCTGCTTTTTCAGTAATGAAGTATTGCCAGAAATCCAAAAACTTTATCCTAATACAACTTTTGATATTGTTGGTTCTCATCCAGTACCAGAAGTTTTAGCACTTGATAACAAACCAGGAGTTAATGTGATTGGGCGTGTGCCTTCGATGGTTGAATATTTACATAAATCTACCATCTGTGTTGTACCTATGCGGACTGGGTTTGGGATTAAAAATAAAACTTTAGAAGCAATGGCTGCTGGTGTACCGATAGTGGCTAGCGATCGCGGCTTAGAAGGATTAGCTGTAGATGTTGCTAGTCAACCATTACGCGCATTACGAGCGAATAAACCAGCAGAGTACATCACCGCTATTAGTCAACTATTCGATCGTCCAAATCTGCGTTCAGAATTGTCTCACAACGGCAGACAATTAGTAGAAACAGAATTCACTTGGAATATAGCTGGTAAAAGCTATGAACAAGTTTGTCTTGGGAGAACCCTATGCGTCTAGATAAATTCTAATTACCATCTGGGACAAATGTGTGCAGAGACGTTGTAATGCAACGTCTCTATATCGGTAGTGCAAATTATCTTATCTAAATCAGGTTGGTTGTTAATTAGCTTGTAAAGAAACACATCAATTATTGTCAAACTTAGTTGAAGCACCTAACACAAGTAATTTCTTCTGCTTACGTTTATTCTTATTTTTGAGAGTAGTCAAATAATTATCAACGTAGCGAAAAGCAGCTGCACCATCATAATCAGCAATAGCTATAGCCTGTAAGAAAACCTTGGAAGGAATTTCAAACGCTAAAAATTTTTCTGTTAAAATCAACAAATCTTTATCTGTAGCGGGAAAAGTAGTTTCTTCTGTCTCTTCTGGCTCAAAGAAGATATCTTCAATTAATGCTCTGTACACTTTGTACCTCCCCAAATGCATAAGATGCAAAGCCTGTGATAAAGTTTAGCTGCTGATCGCGAGTTTGTAAGTTAACCGGGAGTTCAGTACCAGGACATCCTATTTCCCGTAAAATCTCCAAACAATAGGCACTGAGTTGAGTATATGGAGCTTGCTCCAATTCTTGAGCTACCTCTAGAGCCATCTCCAGATTGACTTGGATAAACGTCGTTACAGGGTTGGTCATAAACACGCCCTAATAAACTGGATGCTCTAAGTTTTGATCGCAAATACGAATAGCGTAACGGTGTTTTTGCGGAATTTATGAAGAGGAGAAAATAAAATATCAGCGCATTTGCGGTAATGTATCCGAAATTATGCAAACAAGGCTCAAAGTTTAGCAATATCTATCTGGGTGCGATCGCTGTACTACAAAACGTTGGCGTACCCTTTTGGGGAAGGAAGTGTCAAAGACAAGCGATCGCTCTACCCAAATAAAGTATAAATACTTACGATCTTACAATTCGTACAAAATAAATGTCAATACATCCCCTATTTTGTGCCTTCACAACTTGCTTACTTATGTTACGTGTAATCTCTAAATCTGTTTACTATATTTATTCCTATATTTTTACCGATCCCCTCACCGACTAAGATGTTAAAGCAATTTATCAGTTTTTGTCTTCACATTAAACACATATTTTATTCATTAAATAATATTATCTGTAGTGTGCATTATCTCTTCATTTATTGAAAAAGTAAACTTTTATAACTTATACATTGACATAGAAACCAATATAGCCAACTAGGAGTTTTCATGCTTCCAATTAGATTTTTTGATTACCTTTTGTTGATACTTGGATTGCCTATGCTTCTGAAGCAACAAAAGGCTGAAACTACCTATAGACGTTGATTTACGAGACTATTGTTCTATACAATGCCTAAATCTTAATTTTATTGGTTCTCGATTTGTATGGCACAATAATGCATTTTTTAAACCCTGAATTGTTATGTATTTTTCTTTTGCCAGAGATATAAAACAGGGTTAAGTATGTTTATGGTGATTTCATCATAAATTTATAATTCATCTCATTGTAATATGCGAATATTACAACGATCAAATAAATTTGATCTGCCAAACTATCCAGAACTATCAAGGTTATATATTATGTCCATTATTACGGGTACTCCTAACAATGACTTTTTGTTGGGAACTAGTGGTGACGATCAGATTTCTGGTCGTGGAGGCAATGACAATATCTCCGCAGGTCTTGGAGATGATGTCATTGATGGTGGAGATGGCGACGATACGTTGGCAGGTAATGGCGGCAATGATACATTCAAGGGCGGCCGAGGTAACGATAGCATTGATGGCGGAGATGGCTTTGATACCGCAGACTACAGCAACTTAGGCAAAAGCGTCACCCTGTCAGGTGTCGGAACAATCACAAAAGCTGGCGGATTTGGCAAAGACCAACTCTTGAAAGTAGACAAAGTTGTTGCTGATGTTACTGTTGCCAACAACACTATAGATGCTTCCGGATCTTTGCCTGGGGTAGCTGCTGTTGCCGACCTAGAAGCCCAAACCATCTCTGCTCTTAATGTTCCTGGTTTGGGGACATTGACATTTAATGTAGTTAACTTTGACAACGTTATCGGTACTGTTAACAATGACAGCATTA
Protein-coding sequences here:
- a CDS encoding response regulator transcription factor; amino-acid sequence: MIRVMVVATSPVVRAGLSAVVTTNPRLTVVGSASDLDVLVREIEQLSPDVVLVDLSSNLQQSVWEKLLLIQEKQYPLGTIVIVEELDSIDLETALRSGIRGILPSTSTELEIVAAVEAIAFGLVVLHPDAVELLSIREKVVTNPVQSLTPREIEVLGMLGSGLGNKAIAKRLHISEHTVKFHLSSIFQKLSVSSRTEAVAVGVRLGLILL
- a CDS encoding glycosyltransferase family 4 protein; translation: MNILMLSSTFPYPPTRGGTQVRTFNLLKYLSQRHTITLVTQREGDVTDAEVAGLRDCVDRLAIFERPPDSGTTGILKKIQRFGRFLQQGTPPSVLNRYSVEMQTWIDNWVEAGKCDVITCEHSVNEIYVQPHFQKQLKTIVNVHSSVYATCRNQLATSISENSLRDKINLPLLRLYEQNYCAKFSAIVATTEEDKIQLQEFNPNSEITVIPNGVDLVSFPNRIADPGGHRLIFIGAMDNLANIDAVCFFSNEVLPEIQKLYPNTTFDIVGSHPVPEVLALDNKPGVNVIGRVPSMVEYLHKSTICVVPMRTGFGIKNKTLEAMAAGVPIVASDRGLEGLAVDVASQPLRALRANKPAEYITAISQLFDRPNLRSELSHNGRQLVETEFTWNIAGKSYEQVCLGRTLCV